Proteins from a single region of Murdochiella vaginalis:
- a CDS encoding YbaB/EbfC family nucleoid-associated protein, producing the protein MKGFKGPRSGNNMNNMMKKMQRLQRQMEETQQKIDATEIEASAGGGVVKVKMNGKHELLELVIDPEVVDPEDTEMLADLVMVAVNDAIQQASALNESEMGRLTGGMNIPGL; encoded by the coding sequence ATGAAGGGATTCAAAGGACCGCGCAGCGGCAACAATATGAACAACATGATGAAGAAAATGCAGCGCCTGCAACGGCAGATGGAAGAGACGCAGCAGAAGATCGATGCCACGGAAATCGAGGCCAGCGCCGGCGGCGGAGTTGTAAAAGTGAAAATGAACGGGAAACATGAGCTGTTAGAGCTTGTGATTGACCCGGAAGTCGTGGATCCGGAAGATACGGAAATGTTGGCGGATCTCGTCATGGTCGCCGTGAACGACGCGATTCAGCAGGCATCCGCGCTTAACGAGTCGGAGATGGGACGCCTGACAGGCGGCATGAATATTCCGGGACTCTAA
- a CDS encoding adenylosuccinate synthase — protein sequence MAHSAIVGINWGDEGKGRMVDLLTEDYDVVVRYQGGGNAGHTVVNDQGTFALHLLPSGIFRPEVINILGNGVAVDCENLWKEMQEVEKKGVKLLPPHFQISERASLVLPWHRELDALEEARLADQKFGSTKQGIAPFYADKAAKKTILAGELLHPAHLRAHVEQLVEWKNLTLTKVYGAKPTSTEEVLAWLDQYGTPLKPYIGNTAKVLREADRAGKHILFEAQLGALRDLDLGIHPYTTSSNALAAYAPVGSGYPAVRLDNVIGVVKAYSSCVGEGPFTCEWFGEEAETLRKAGGEYGAKTGRPRRVGPIDLVATRYGVQAQGATTLALTKLDVLSYLSEIPVVVRYTVEGEETDEFPFPACLEDAKPVEITLPGWKKDISSCRTWDDLPKEAQDYVLYLEKALDCPIHYVSVGPERDAIILR from the coding sequence ATGGCACATAGCGCCATTGTCGGCATTAACTGGGGAGACGAAGGCAAAGGCCGCATGGTCGACCTTTTAACGGAAGACTATGACGTGGTCGTTCGCTATCAGGGAGGCGGCAATGCCGGTCATACCGTGGTCAATGACCAGGGCACGTTTGCTTTGCATCTTTTGCCCTCCGGTATCTTTCGTCCGGAGGTGATCAACATTCTTGGCAATGGAGTTGCCGTGGATTGCGAAAACCTCTGGAAGGAAATGCAGGAAGTGGAGAAGAAGGGTGTTAAACTGTTGCCCCCGCATTTTCAGATTTCGGAACGGGCGTCTCTCGTTTTGCCTTGGCATCGTGAGTTGGACGCTCTGGAAGAGGCACGCCTTGCCGATCAGAAATTCGGCTCGACCAAACAGGGCATCGCGCCGTTCTATGCGGATAAAGCCGCCAAGAAGACCATTCTTGCCGGCGAACTTTTGCATCCCGCGCATCTGCGCGCCCATGTGGAACAGCTGGTGGAATGGAAAAATCTCACGCTGACGAAAGTGTACGGGGCGAAGCCAACCTCCACCGAGGAGGTTCTTGCCTGGCTGGATCAGTATGGAACGCCTCTAAAGCCCTATATCGGAAACACCGCGAAGGTGTTGCGCGAGGCCGATCGTGCCGGCAAGCACATCCTTTTTGAAGCGCAATTGGGTGCGCTTCGCGATCTGGACTTGGGCATCCATCCCTACACCACTTCTTCTAATGCCCTTGCCGCCTATGCGCCGGTTGGCTCCGGTTATCCGGCAGTGAGGCTGGACAATGTCATCGGCGTGGTGAAGGCGTATTCCAGCTGCGTCGGGGAAGGCCCCTTCACCTGTGAATGGTTTGGAGAAGAGGCCGAAACGCTTCGCAAGGCCGGCGGCGAATACGGCGCAAAAACCGGACGTCCCCGCCGCGTCGGTCCCATCGATCTCGTCGCCACCCGTTATGGCGTGCAGGCGCAGGGCGCAACCACCCTTGCTTTAACCAAACTGGATGTGCTCAGCTATCTTTCTGAAATTCCCGTCGTTGTGCGTTACACCGTAGAGGGGGAGGAGACCGACGAGTTCCCGTTCCCGGCATGCCTGGAGGACGCGAAGCCCGTTGAAATCACGCTTCCCGGCTGGAAAAAGGATATTTCCTCCTGCCGCACCTGGGATGACCTGCCCAAAGAAGCACAAGATTACGTTCTCTATTTGGAAAAAGCGCTCGACTGTCCGATTCATTATGTTTCCGTCGGCCCCGAGCGCGACGCGATTATTCTGCGGTAA
- a CDS encoding gamma-glutamyl-gamma-aminobutyrate hydrolase family protein has protein sequence MKPIIGLSTTYTHNDQLGPMLHMGVAGQSYHVCTDDFVRAVSVAGATPVLLPTVDTDEEREALLDVLDGIIFCGGADLYTPLYGESTEKTCGPVVPEQDHHEASLARLAKKRHLPILGVCRGMQLLNIAFGGTLYQDLPAQKPSTLYHSIENVPREYGVHALEIRPHSLLENLLGESTWVNSFHHQAVKDVAPSLSACAQTKDGVIEALECPEMPAFLAVQWHPEMMAAKNDAQQAIFSWLVTCAREFVGRK, from the coding sequence ATGAAGCCCATTATCGGTCTTAGTACGACCTACACTCATAATGATCAACTCGGACCCATGTTGCACATGGGCGTTGCCGGCCAAAGCTATCATGTCTGCACGGATGATTTTGTGCGTGCGGTTTCGGTTGCCGGCGCAACGCCTGTCCTGTTGCCGACGGTGGATACGGACGAAGAGCGCGAAGCGCTTCTCGACGTGCTCGACGGCATTATTTTTTGCGGCGGTGCAGACCTGTATACCCCGCTCTATGGCGAGAGTACCGAAAAGACCTGCGGTCCGGTTGTGCCCGAGCAGGATCACCATGAGGCGTCCCTCGCCCGATTGGCAAAAAAACGACATCTTCCGATTTTAGGCGTTTGCCGCGGAATGCAGCTTCTCAACATTGCCTTCGGCGGAACGCTGTATCAGGATTTGCCGGCACAAAAACCTTCTACACTATATCACAGCATCGAGAACGTGCCGCGCGAATATGGCGTGCATGCGCTGGAAATTCGTCCCCATTCGCTGTTGGAAAATCTGCTCGGTGAAAGCACCTGGGTCAACTCGTTTCATCATCAGGCTGTGAAAGACGTGGCACCGTCCCTTTCCGCCTGTGCGCAAACAAAAGACGGCGTGATCGAGGCGCTGGAATGTCCAGAAATGCCTGCTTTTCTCGCCGTTCAATGGCATCCGGAAATGATGGCTGCCAAAAATGATGCCCAGCAGGCCATTTTCTCCTGGCTGGTCACGTGTGCCCGGGAATTTGTCGGCCGGAAATAA
- the isdE gene encoding heme ABC transporter substrate-binding protein IsdE has product MVLEKHKLRIFWQTVAMVMAFALLIASIGTEKAFAAEEKNTFEVPVKLMHAYEKSQPSMGNPAMHQTAVITETKDGADIELQFTALDFMNMHGHLLKLYAWDGEPAPERNDTCKETKVIAEEKDAGLDGKQMVFPSKIVIHRSLLREKEFYVRVRVDAMDSIAGGEGMGEQNARLVFDYSKAPAAPAGANIAPEAPDAKTPQEEKHTTVNKNYDLSTLKDGNYTVKIDLWHMHEDRPSMGNGSMNHLALLKVKNGKVECQFTVHPMGVSGIVASLITFQYPDEQGNLALAEAVEKKLEGGKASKFSFPLYKGEEFMHCMVDPNVAAMGNKPVDARLRFYWDTLEKVSDTFVLEGSTETSYGDVYTPPVDQTDEASGIRLLADERVLASGAVLKVEEVKDGALFQKAADFGKKHSLDLKLYKIGFVDDTGSPLKPVRQIRLQFPLPKNAKAEKCQIINFADDGTPNPLQAKNVEGKMEIVTAADGYYAVATPQSAAIPAWAFLGASIVFLLVVIALIMRQKKQGKKSTAALALCLIVGLSTQLFFLPVTGHAAAAAPENGAYITRIFGSYLNPETGKTEDGGTQNAAIGEGMVDGVVTPSDPAGGFNSVFQKPAPGEEKYADALIEKRLDGKMFATIRLYLMNFINFSEEDGPFFKVQQKDGTYQKTPYQITKSQMQGVDGINYSDFRFEVPAEKFNCSIEMFVNPMGRAVKYFVISTGELQKGNKDFNDYFVQDDAYYLKKKQQEKMLLIGGGVAVVVIIAAVWIVKKNKTKKQILSAFLLLLLATSLSACAGKGPVYSERQLPEIGKGIKVPEEYLKDETDLNAVNKDKKSEPEGQERVVCTSVALCEMMNRLDIHLVGRPSTKLHRMPPRYDNIVQIGMPMNPNMEVIYSLKPTVVYCPDTLQDWLKEGFEKHHLPISFVDLRSVEGLYRSVETIGERFGKSENVQKLLKEYHDFLAEYQEATKGMKKPRVLLLMGLPGSYVVATPRSYVGSLLAMSGAENIFEGDGKSEFMNLSTEEMLARDPDIILRTVHAMPEVVNEMFRKEFAENTIWKNFRAVKNGNVYDLDAGSFGMSANFEYPKGLEQLREIYTQYNEKGVSHENDSSH; this is encoded by the coding sequence ATGGTTTTAGAAAAACATAAGCTACGTATTTTTTGGCAAACCGTAGCGATGGTTATGGCTTTCGCGTTACTTATAGCTTCTATCGGCACGGAAAAAGCTTTTGCTGCGGAGGAAAAGAATACTTTTGAAGTACCTGTTAAATTGATGCACGCCTATGAAAAAAGTCAACCCTCCATGGGCAATCCGGCGATGCATCAAACTGCCGTTATTACGGAAACCAAAGATGGAGCAGATATTGAACTGCAATTTACGGCTTTAGACTTTATGAATATGCATGGCCATTTATTGAAGCTCTATGCTTGGGATGGAGAACCGGCGCCCGAACGAAACGACACCTGTAAGGAAACCAAGGTGATAGCAGAGGAAAAAGATGCGGGGTTGGATGGAAAGCAGATGGTTTTCCCCTCGAAGATTGTCATTCATCGCTCATTGTTGCGAGAAAAAGAATTTTATGTGCGTGTGCGCGTGGATGCAATGGACAGTATCGCCGGTGGCGAAGGTATGGGTGAGCAAAACGCTCGTTTGGTCTTTGATTATTCCAAGGCCCCGGCTGCGCCGGCAGGAGCAAACATCGCTCCAGAAGCACCGGATGCAAAAACACCTCAGGAAGAAAAACATACGACGGTTAACAAAAACTATGATCTTTCCACGTTAAAAGATGGCAATTACACCGTAAAGATCGATTTATGGCATATGCATGAGGATCGCCCCTCCATGGGGAACGGCTCCATGAATCATCTGGCGTTATTAAAAGTCAAAAACGGAAAAGTTGAATGCCAATTCACTGTACATCCCATGGGCGTCAGCGGGATTGTTGCCTCTCTGATTACCTTTCAATATCCGGATGAACAGGGAAACTTAGCCCTTGCAGAGGCGGTCGAGAAAAAATTGGAGGGTGGGAAGGCCAGTAAATTCAGCTTTCCTCTCTATAAGGGTGAAGAATTCATGCACTGCATGGTTGATCCGAATGTTGCCGCCATGGGAAATAAACCGGTGGACGCGCGGCTCCGCTTCTATTGGGATACGCTGGAGAAAGTGAGTGACACCTTCGTTCTTGAAGGCAGCACAGAAACCTCTTATGGTGATGTCTACACTCCGCCGGTGGATCAAACGGACGAAGCGTCCGGTATCCGTCTCTTAGCCGACGAACGTGTGTTGGCAAGCGGCGCGGTTTTAAAAGTTGAGGAAGTAAAAGATGGTGCGCTATTCCAAAAGGCGGCAGATTTTGGCAAAAAGCATAGCCTCGATTTAAAACTGTACAAAATTGGTTTTGTAGACGACACAGGCAGTCCGTTAAAGCCAGTGCGCCAGATTCGCCTGCAGTTTCCGCTGCCGAAGAATGCGAAAGCAGAAAAATGCCAAATTATAAATTTTGCGGACGATGGCACGCCAAATCCTCTGCAAGCAAAGAATGTAGAAGGAAAAATGGAAATTGTTACGGCAGCCGATGGCTATTACGCGGTTGCTACGCCGCAATCTGCAGCGATTCCGGCATGGGCATTTCTTGGAGCGTCCATTGTATTCTTACTTGTTGTTATCGCTCTGATTATGCGACAGAAAAAACAAGGCAAGAAGAGTACAGCTGCGCTCGCACTGTGCCTTATCGTCGGGTTAAGCACACAACTGTTCTTTCTGCCTGTAACGGGTCATGCCGCTGCGGCAGCACCGGAAAACGGGGCGTACATTACGCGTATTTTCGGATCCTATCTCAACCCCGAAACGGGGAAGACGGAGGATGGCGGCACACAAAACGCCGCCATCGGTGAGGGAATGGTGGATGGCGTTGTTACACCGTCCGATCCTGCCGGCGGTTTTAACAGTGTATTTCAAAAACCGGCGCCGGGAGAGGAAAAATATGCCGACGCCCTGATCGAAAAACGCTTAGATGGCAAGATGTTTGCGACGATCCGCTTGTATCTCATGAACTTCATCAACTTCAGTGAAGAAGACGGCCCGTTTTTCAAAGTTCAACAAAAGGACGGTACATACCAAAAAACGCCATATCAAATCACCAAAAGTCAAATGCAAGGGGTCGATGGGATCAATTATAGCGATTTCCGCTTTGAGGTACCGGCTGAGAAATTCAACTGCTCCATTGAAATGTTTGTTAATCCCATGGGGCGCGCTGTGAAGTATTTTGTTATTTCGACGGGAGAACTCCAGAAAGGCAATAAGGACTTCAATGACTACTTCGTCCAAGATGACGCCTATTATTTAAAGAAAAAGCAACAAGAAAAGATGCTTTTGATTGGTGGGGGCGTGGCCGTAGTTGTCATTATTGCGGCAGTTTGGATCGTAAAAAAAAACAAAACTAAAAAACAGATCCTGAGCGCTTTTCTGCTTCTATTGCTGGCGACTTCTCTTAGCGCCTGCGCCGGCAAAGGTCCGGTTTATTCGGAACGTCAGCTTCCGGAAATCGGAAAAGGCATTAAAGTACCGGAAGAGTATTTAAAGGACGAAACCGACCTGAATGCCGTCAATAAAGATAAAAAATCAGAGCCCGAAGGGCAGGAACGCGTGGTTTGCACCTCGGTTGCTTTGTGCGAGATGATGAATCGCCTAGACATTCATTTGGTCGGCCGTCCGTCGACGAAATTGCATCGCATGCCGCCGCGCTACGACAATATCGTGCAGATCGGCATGCCTATGAATCCGAATATGGAAGTCATCTATTCGCTAAAACCCACGGTCGTCTATTGCCCGGATACCTTGCAGGACTGGTTGAAAGAAGGCTTTGAAAAGCATCATCTGCCCATCTCTTTTGTGGATCTTCGCAGCGTGGAAGGACTCTATCGCTCCGTGGAAACAATCGGCGAGCGCTTTGGGAAAAGCGAAAATGTGCAGAAATTGCTGAAAGAATACCATGATTTTTTAGCCGAGTATCAGGAAGCCACAAAGGGCATGAAAAAGCCTCGCGTTTTGCTTTTGATGGGATTACCCGGATCGTATGTTGTGGCAACCCCGCGTTCCTACGTGGGAAGCTTGTTAGCAATGTCCGGCGCCGAAAATATTTTTGAAGGCGATGGCAAATCCGAATTCATGAATTTAAGCACGGAAGAAATGTTGGCGCGGGATCCGGATATTATCTTGCGAACTGTCCATGCCATGCCGGAGGTGGTGAACGAAATGTTCCGCAAAGAGTTTGCGGAAAACACCATCTGGAAGAATTTCCGTGCGGTAAAAAACGGTAACGTCTATGACTTGGATGCAGGAAGTTTCGGCATGAGCGCTAACTTTGAATATCCGAAGGGGTTGGAACAATTGCGGGAAATTTATACGCAATATAACGAGAAAGGCGTTTCGCATGAAAATGACAGCAGCCATTGA
- the alr gene encoding alanine racemase, whose protein sequence is MKAQSILEVNTTKIRENLLAMRKGHPQEIFGVVKADAYGMGAVRVANALREDVVGFCVATVSEALTLRRTIADKPILLFGYTDPDDRPELIRRGIRPAISTLADAEAWNREAEKVGICAPMHIALDTGHRRIGFVTESEEAFADICAAVKLWHLRIEGLFSHFATADEAPFPHPFAQEQLSRFRRMAERLEAAGISIPFRHIANDAGLLFFPDEELFDAARLGICLYGHYPSKESEAACDIDLQIPYRWTAPISRVKWMDENESVGYGRTWFSKRKTKVATVQVGYADGYPRILSGRAMMLVKGVACPVIGRICMDQLMLDVTDAPPVDVGDRVLVMGAADWEHTDSRAIRKASERAFATLFGDASAMAEKETTTVATRHDGEGLSSGRKNLPGISADSLADRAETISYELLTAIAPRVYRVEVK, encoded by the coding sequence ATGAAGGCGCAGTCGATACTGGAAGTGAATACGACGAAGATTCGCGAAAATCTGCTGGCCATGCGCAAAGGCCATCCCCAAGAGATCTTCGGCGTGGTCAAAGCTGATGCCTACGGGATGGGCGCGGTGCGCGTCGCGAACGCGCTTCGTGAGGATGTCGTCGGATTTTGTGTCGCCACCGTCTCGGAGGCGCTTACCTTGCGCCGGACCATTGCGGACAAGCCGATTCTTCTGTTCGGCTATACCGATCCGGATGATCGACCGGAACTGATTCGGCGGGGTATTCGTCCTGCCATTTCGACGTTGGCGGATGCCGAGGCGTGGAATCGCGAAGCAGAGAAGGTGGGCATTTGCGCCCCGATGCATATTGCGTTGGACACGGGCCACCGTCGCATCGGATTTGTGACCGAAAGCGAGGAAGCTTTTGCGGACATCTGTGCCGCAGTCAAGCTTTGGCATCTGCGCATCGAGGGACTCTTTTCCCACTTTGCGACCGCGGATGAAGCGCCGTTTCCGCATCCCTTTGCACAGGAGCAGCTTTCCCGGTTCCGGCGGATGGCCGAACGACTCGAAGCGGCCGGCATTTCGATTCCCTTTCGCCACATCGCTAATGACGCCGGTCTTCTCTTCTTTCCGGACGAAGAGCTCTTTGATGCGGCACGGCTAGGCATCTGTCTTTATGGACACTATCCCTCGAAGGAGAGCGAAGCGGCTTGTGACATCGATTTGCAAATTCCGTATCGCTGGACAGCACCCATTTCCCGCGTGAAATGGATGGACGAAAACGAGAGCGTGGGGTATGGACGGACGTGGTTCAGCAAGCGGAAAACCAAGGTGGCCACCGTGCAGGTCGGTTATGCGGACGGCTATCCGCGCATTCTTTCCGGTCGCGCGATGATGCTCGTAAAAGGCGTCGCATGTCCGGTCATCGGGCGCATATGTATGGATCAGCTGATGCTGGATGTGACCGACGCACCGCCGGTAGACGTGGGCGATCGCGTGCTTGTGATGGGGGCTGCCGATTGGGAGCATACCGATTCCCGCGCGATTCGCAAAGCAAGTGAGCGTGCGTTCGCTACGCTTTTTGGAGATGCAAGCGCCATGGCGGAGAAGGAAACGACAACCGTTGCGACACGTCACGACGGAGAAGGCCTTTCTTCGGGAAGAAAAAATCTCCCGGGCATTTCGGCAGATAGCCTTGCTGACCGCGCAGAAACCATTTCGTATGAATTATTGACTGCCATCGCTCCACGTGTGTATCGTGTGGAAGTGAAATAG
- the recR gene encoding recombination mediator RecR, which translates to MNEFPASVEVLIERFRQQPTIGKKTAQRLALHALKDPAATRAFARALLDVTEKVHRCRICGNITEETICPICASAKRDHSVITVVEDVTNLLAIERGAAYFGTYHVLDGLLSPMDQRGPEDIGVHRLLQRIKDSMNSETPVKEVILALSPTVEGETTMLFLADQLEAFPVRVSRIASGIPVGGSLEYYDELTLARAMEDRRAMNER; encoded by the coding sequence ATGAACGAATTTCCGGCGTCCGTAGAGGTACTGATCGAACGCTTTCGTCAGCAGCCCACCATTGGAAAAAAGACAGCACAACGTCTGGCGTTGCATGCCCTGAAAGATCCGGCCGCAACGCGTGCCTTTGCCCGCGCCCTTTTGGACGTGACGGAGAAGGTCCACCGCTGCCGCATTTGTGGCAATATCACCGAAGAGACGATTTGCCCCATTTGCGCATCGGCAAAACGCGACCATTCTGTGATTACGGTTGTGGAAGATGTGACGAATTTGTTGGCCATTGAGCGCGGTGCCGCCTATTTCGGCACCTATCACGTGCTGGATGGCTTGTTGTCACCCATGGATCAGCGCGGCCCCGAAGATATCGGCGTGCACCGTTTGCTGCAGCGCATCAAGGACTCCATGAACAGCGAAACGCCGGTAAAAGAGGTCATTTTAGCGCTTTCGCCCACTGTAGAAGGCGAGACCACCATGCTCTTTCTGGCGGACCAGCTGGAAGCGTTTCCCGTGCGCGTCAGTCGCATTGCGAGCGGCATTCCCGTCGGCGGATCGCTGGAATACTACGACGAATTAACATTGGCTCGTGCCATGGAGGATCGTCGTGCGATGAACGAACGCTAA
- a CDS encoding iron ABC transporter permease, translated as MKMTAAIDATSQHDGRRSAFFIKLLVLSVAFVALLVFSAIFGSLKVGVVQFLTGLFNGKDDLVNAIIDLRFPRILISALAGAALACSGCLLQACLKNPLADPGIIGVSGGAQFMDLLVGMLLPQLFFAKPLFSFLGGALGFGLVYVLSVRDGLKPLRIILTGIAINAMFLGLVSGLKYFTGQLMGAAPGLSLVNINMKGWQDVCFLLTYIPAGLVAAILCARLCDLLLLEEKTVSGLGVRVGRIRFIVSIIAVFLASIASSIVGIISFLALIVPHLARTLVGNAHRRLLPFASLLGAFIFLFFDTLGRTAFAPVEVPASIFMMVIGGPVFILLFRKGDRIGYGK; from the coding sequence ATGAAAATGACAGCAGCCATTGATGCGACTTCTCAACACGATGGCAGACGCAGCGCTTTTTTTATCAAACTGCTCGTATTGTCGGTTGCGTTTGTTGCCCTTTTAGTGTTTTCAGCGATTTTTGGAAGCCTGAAAGTGGGAGTCGTGCAGTTCCTTACCGGTCTTTTTAATGGCAAGGACGATCTCGTAAATGCCATCATCGATCTTCGCTTTCCGCGTATTTTGATCTCTGCCTTGGCAGGTGCGGCCTTAGCTTGCTCAGGATGTCTTTTACAGGCATGTCTTAAGAATCCCTTGGCAGATCCGGGCATTATCGGCGTTTCGGGTGGCGCCCAATTTATGGATCTTCTGGTCGGCATGCTATTGCCGCAGCTATTCTTTGCCAAGCCGCTGTTTTCGTTTTTAGGCGGTGCTTTAGGCTTCGGACTTGTCTACGTTTTATCGGTTCGGGATGGCTTGAAACCGCTTCGCATCATCTTAACGGGCATAGCGATCAATGCAATGTTTTTAGGCTTGGTATCAGGGTTGAAGTACTTTACGGGGCAATTGATGGGGGCGGCGCCTGGGTTAAGCCTTGTGAATATCAATATGAAGGGCTGGCAGGACGTTTGCTTTCTGCTGACCTATATTCCGGCGGGCCTTGTTGCGGCGATTCTTTGCGCGCGCTTGTGTGATCTCTTGTTGCTGGAGGAAAAAACCGTATCCGGCTTGGGAGTCCGTGTCGGCAGAATACGTTTTATTGTTTCCATAATCGCCGTATTTTTGGCTTCGATCGCCTCTTCTATTGTCGGGATTATTTCCTTCTTGGCCCTGATTGTGCCTCATTTGGCGCGGACACTCGTAGGAAACGCACATCGCAGGTTGTTGCCCTTTGCTTCCTTGCTGGGGGCTTTTATCTTCCTGTTTTTCGATACGCTGGGAAGAACGGCGTTCGCTCCGGTGGAAGTGCCGGCCTCCATCTTCATGATGGTGATTGGCGGCCCCGTTTTCATTCTGCTCTTTCGAAAGGGGGATCGCATTGGCTACGGGAAATAA
- a CDS encoding DMT family transporter, protein MEAKFLTPKRKLVVTMLMFSTLGLFRHGILFPSSVVVLFRAIIGFLFLAALFAFGRLSFSPAAVMKYKKRIILAGIITATDWILLFEAYRYTTVAIATMCYCMSSLMFMLASPFFFGDKISLRKGLAMGGAIFGMLFVSGVINGELKGGFGIALALLGAVCYATVMGISKTMKEVDGASLALTELGVAAVVMIPYVLLTEDVTLLQVDLRSVVYTVILGVVHTGLAYAMWFNAIQHLPAPTISLLSYVDPVSAVFVSAILLSEPLSPVTAVGCVIVIASMVYSEWGGVESQLEAVSAQTSAGTGTLHSSNEWRK, encoded by the coding sequence ATGGAAGCTAAGTTTCTCACACCGAAACGAAAACTCGTCGTCACTATGCTTATGTTCAGCACTTTGGGGCTGTTTCGACACGGAATTCTTTTTCCTTCCAGCGTAGTGGTGCTGTTTCGTGCCATCATCGGCTTCCTTTTTCTGGCGGCGTTATTTGCCTTTGGACGGCTGTCTTTTTCGCCGGCGGCGGTTATGAAGTATAAAAAGCGTATCATCTTGGCCGGTATCATTACAGCAACGGACTGGATTTTGCTCTTTGAAGCCTATCGGTATACCACCGTGGCCATCGCGACCATGTGCTATTGCATGTCTTCGCTGATGTTTATGTTGGCTTCACCCTTTTTCTTCGGGGATAAGATCAGTTTGCGCAAAGGACTGGCCATGGGTGGCGCGATTTTTGGAATGCTCTTCGTCTCGGGCGTAATCAACGGGGAGTTAAAGGGCGGCTTCGGCATCGCGCTGGCTCTCCTGGGTGCCGTCTGCTACGCCACGGTCATGGGCATCAGCAAAACCATGAAGGAAGTGGATGGGGCCAGTTTAGCGCTCACGGAGCTGGGCGTTGCGGCCGTGGTCATGATTCCCTACGTGCTGCTAACCGAAGATGTGACACTTTTACAGGTGGATCTGCGTTCCGTCGTATATACCGTGATTTTAGGCGTGGTGCATACAGGCCTGGCCTACGCCATGTGGTTTAATGCCATTCAGCATTTGCCCGCACCGACGATTTCGCTGCTGAGCTATGTCGACCCGGTCTCGGCCGTTTTTGTATCGGCCATTCTGCTCAGCGAACCCTTGTCGCCGGTTACGGCAGTTGGATGTGTTATCGTCATCGCCTCAATGGTGTATAGTGAGTGGGGTGGTGTAGAAAGCCAACTGGAAGCTGTTTCGGCACAGACATCGGCCGGAACGGGAACGTTACACTCGTCAAACGAATGGAGGAAGTAA
- a CDS encoding ABC transporter ATP-binding protein, whose amino-acid sequence MATGNKDLLFEVQHIDFAYPEAPPLFEDFSLALPKGEVIAIVGQNGCGKSSLLNLLAKNLHPNNGTIVLENCSLDTFNKREFAKQVGMVHQQNRAPSDLTVEELVSYGRTPHKSLFTSRLSSKDWEVVDRVLQWTGVEELRKRPIGTLSYGQLQRVWIAMSLAQETKILFLDEPTNFLDIRFQIEILKLVRWLNREQGMSIVMVLHDINQATAFSDRIVALKTGKLLFNDAVQEFLQPSILREVYDIDLEIVHTGQVDLVKTV is encoded by the coding sequence TTGGCTACGGGAAATAAGGATCTTCTTTTTGAAGTGCAGCATATAGATTTTGCCTATCCGGAAGCGCCTCCGCTTTTCGAGGATTTTTCTTTGGCGCTGCCGAAAGGCGAGGTGATCGCCATAGTTGGACAAAACGGATGCGGCAAGAGCAGCTTACTGAATCTTTTAGCGAAAAATCTGCACCCGAACAACGGAACCATAGTATTGGAAAATTGTTCATTGGACACCTTCAACAAACGAGAATTTGCGAAACAGGTGGGCATGGTGCATCAACAAAACCGTGCACCTTCGGATTTGACGGTGGAGGAATTGGTTTCCTATGGACGAACTCCCCATAAGTCACTCTTCACTTCTCGTCTGTCCTCGAAGGACTGGGAAGTTGTCGATCGCGTCCTGCAATGGACAGGTGTAGAGGAACTAAGAAAACGCCCGATCGGCACACTTTCGTATGGGCAACTGCAACGCGTCTGGATAGCCATGTCTTTGGCGCAAGAAACGAAGATTCTCTTCCTGGATGAACCGACAAATTTTTTGGATATTCGTTTTCAAATCGAAATTCTGAAACTGGTGCGTTGGCTCAATCGCGAACAGGGCATGAGCATCGTCATGGTGCTGCATGATATCAATCAGGCCACGGCCTTCAGCGACCGCATTGTGGCCTTGAAAACGGGAAAACTGCTCTTTAACGATGCGGTACAAGAGTTCTTACAACCCAGCATTTTACGTGAGGTTTATGACATAGACCTTGAGATAGTTCATACAGGTCAGGTCGATCTGGTCAAGACGGTCTGA